In Cyprinus carpio isolate SPL01 chromosome B7, ASM1834038v1, whole genome shotgun sequence, a genomic segment contains:
- the LOC109094399 gene encoding calcitonin gene-related peptide-like isoform X2, whose translation MVMLKISAFLVAYALIICQMYSSNAAPARPALESSPDRTTLTDYEARRLLHAIVKEFMQMTAEDMEQQAAEENSVTTQKRACNTATCVTHRLADFLSRSGGIGSSKFVPTNVGSQAFGRRRRLSQE comes from the exons ATGGTTATGTTGAAGATCTCCGCTTTCCTTGTTGCCTACGCTCTGATTATTTGCCAGATGTACAGCTCTAATGCAGCTCCTGCCAG GCCTGCACTGGAATCATCACCAGATCGAACTACGCTTACCGACTATGAAGCGAGAAGATTGCTGCACGCAATCGTCAAAGAATTCATGCAGATGACCGCGGAGGACATGGAGCAACAGGCAGCTGAGGAAAACAG TGTTACAACACAGAAGAGAGCTTGTAACACGGCCACATGTGTGACCCATCGCCTGGCAGATTTCCTGAGCCGCTCGGGGGGAATTGGAAGCAGCAAATTTGTCCCCACTAATGTGGGCTCTCAGGCATTCGGCAGACGAAGGAGGCTCAGTCAGGAGTAG
- the LOC109094399 gene encoding calcitonin-1-like isoform X1: MVMLKISAFLVAYALIICQMYSSNAAPARPALESSPDRTTLTDYEARRLLHAIVKEFMQMTAEDMEQQAAEENSLGRAVSKRCSSLSTCVLGKLSQELHKLQTYPRTNVGAGTPGKKRSLEESDVLAGYGEALNRV, encoded by the exons ATGGTTATGTTGAAGATCTCCGCTTTCCTTGTTGCCTACGCTCTGATTATTTGCCAGATGTACAGCTCTAATGCAGCTCCTGCCAG GCCTGCACTGGAATCATCACCAGATCGAACTACGCTTACCGACTATGAAGCGAGAAGATTGCTGCACGCAATCGTCAAAGAATTCATGCAGATGACCGCGGAGGACATGGAGCAACAGGCAGCTGAGGAAAACAG CTTGGGTAGAGCCGTGTCCAAGCGCTGCTCCAGCCTCAGCACTTGCGTGCTGGGGAAACTGTCCCAGGAGCTGCACAAACTGCAGACATATCCACGCACCAATGTAGGAGCGGGTACACCGGGCAAGAAGCGCAGCCTGGAAGAGAGTGATGTGTTGGCTGGATACGGAGAGGCGCTCAATCGTGTCTAA